In Clarias gariepinus isolate MV-2021 ecotype Netherlands chromosome 21, CGAR_prim_01v2, whole genome shotgun sequence, the sequence acttaaattgttttaattactatcaggtatgtacgttagtacacacacagccatatacttaaagtgtactaagtatatttaaagttgttccactttagcacacaaaagtatacttaacacttaaaattgtgcttttgtacaatttaattacaacttaaatacacttagtacaaatttagttgttccaaaatagcaaacttcaagtatacttaTCATTAGTCTGGAGCAAGTACagttaagtatgctttggcatgataagatttaatatacttagccaacttttttttcccccttgggAACCTACAGTGTTCGTCTTCCCTCAGAGACCGCTGATGGTGGTAAACCCTAAATTTCGATTGGTCCAGATCCGCTCCCCTATAAACTCTGTAGCTAAATATAGAGGAGGGTGGAGTGTCAACACACAACAGAACACACGGAGCGTcaacacacattaaaaacagaaacacagtACTGAAGAAGCGACACAGAGAATCTTTAGAGCTGAGAAATTTGTACAAAATTTTGTACAACAACAAcgtttatataaaatgtgaacTATGAATGCATTAATGGAAATCCTGATATTCCTGACGTTTGGAATTCATCTGGGGGAAGCAGGTGaggtttatggtttattattaacatttacatgCAGTGATGTTCTGTAATGATAGATTatcttaattataatttaataaataataaaaataataataataataacaacaaattcTCAAAATCTACTAATTACCTATTTAGACTAAATATTATCAGTTTGTTCAAAATATCCCTATATTCAGGGGATTTGATTGGAAATGGGAGAGAAttagttacattttaattatgaaaCAGAAACATTTACCTGGTTACTAATAACATAGGTTACACTGAGGGCGTAAAGTAAATAAAGCCACTTAAGCCTAATTATCATAGTTAATAAAAGACAaatgggtcaatgacgtgacgccccctttttctgtccgggttaattttattttgcagaaaaaactaaaaaatacataaaaatttctcatctacttgttataccttctttacctactaaaccactctaacttctccaaatttttaagtttttcatcatttttctgctatccgaagtgccaaaacatcatatggggcgaccgtccggccttgactttagttaggacaactggtttaaaaacactttaaatcaacttaaatatatcccttttcctagttggcataattttaacatgttttatatccattgacaaaactataaacatttgttcatatatttctatcatgatatacaaacgaatgttgtccgaattatgttgattctatccatttcatccggggcgaccatcaacaaaccacaattttgggacctttattttaaaaaacatctcaaggatgggatactgcatcagccagacacaagtgaagaccccctggaaacaactgtatagtaaatcagtctctctcatatagtaagaaaaagctgttttttaacggctgtgatgtcgtagtcacttttggtcatcatgtggggcgaccaccccaaaactgtgaattataatttttttccacaaatctatattttgatgataaatttgatagtgctttgtcactagaagaagctagtttggtttctaaggctaaccgttagcctgttatacttgagtaaacttgaaaacatcatatggggcgaccaagtatcatgtggggcgaccactgctaaatgttttaaatgatagatatatgtcctatatttgtagttttcatattctatacatcagttatatacatagagttaattgtttaaatataattatttgtatattttagcttttttttttctaaattcagccattttccattccttttatagggataaacatttattttaactggataatgaagaagactctgatattatagaataaactcgtgaaataatggttttcataaaatgaaagggcattaaagtttatctttcttcatcagtttatctacttactgatatgagttcaactagtcttaatgatacataaaaatgggaattttgagatatattacggtcgccccagatgacttttttaaggctatgttttattaacttaagtgtaaaaacactaaaatgacaatttttctacttttctttataaaggcatgtgtacactacattccaaatgtttagaaaatggccaaacatattcatatttttggtattttaaaattggcctattaaaaagtcttatccgtcaatgacccaaatacgaataaaatgaacaaatttaaTTTCAGTGCATTAATTTAACTATAATTGATAGATAATGCCTTAAACTACATCCAAgaattttgagatgattttGTTCATATATTTGATTATATATCTAATTAACCAATTGCATGAGTTCTCTGTGACTTTGATCATCTCTTTGATCATGATTGTTGGTGGTACAGTATTTGGCTGATGTTACTGCCATGGGCTGTACCAGGACGGGACGAGACCGGGGACAAAACAAGACCAAAGCCAGGATGAGACTAGAAACAAGATGAGACTAGTACGGGAGAGACTATTGACTGAACGGGTTAGTAGTTAGTGGGGTTAGTATCTAATCTGGTTATTGTAAACATGGTCAGTGATCTAAATGTGTTAGTACCTAAATGCGTTAGTACCTACTTGGGGAACGAACACACAAAAGGCTAAGCACACATGAGGCTAATTCCTAATAGAGGCTAAACCTGCTAAAAGCTAAACCTGCTAACTGCTAAACCTTCTAACAGCTAAACCTGATAGCAATTAAGCACTCAAGTGGCTAAAGAGACAAATAACTAAACATACAGGGACATACAAGGAgcttaacatagacactaaagaCACTATGAACATTACTTAGATAAGACAAgagacaaactaacaaaaacagcTCCATAAGTCAAACTCCAAACGAACAGAGACATAACAAAACTAGAGCCTTCTGAACTCAGACATACACTACAAAActtgctcgacccagtttcccagaaatAACAAATTTATAGAAGATCTaatgggaaactgagtctacaaacaaaaactacaaaaacaaacacaaacagtgccctctagtggtgaacccTCACAATCGCATTGTTATTGGTACAGTACCAGATAGtctgttttaagtattttaaaaattgctGATATCCTGAGATTTTCATAGACTAATCTTAAGAGTTTACAGAAAGGAACATCCTGTATGTGGAGGGTCTGCAGGCTGGATAAGAGAGATcacaggagagagaaagaggtttCCTGTAGTAACTCCACTCCAACACGAATAGATATGCCTCTTCAAAATaattcacattattattttcatttctgcAAATAGCATGACAAGGCTTGTTTGACAATCTATTTTTTCACTGaaactttcagttttgttgctgcctgaaaaatacacatttgtgcaaaactatttaatttaatttatagcGTTTTTATGTTTCATGTATTTGCAGGGAACAAAATCAGTGTTTtgctttaaagttttgtttttttttaattgacagaAAAGCAAATGTTAACCTGTCTCTGATTTTTACACATTCTTCTAAAGTCTTAAAGTAACTCTTAAATGTTATTGTAGTAAACTCAATATTTTATGTACTGCATGGATATTGAATGGACAtaatacacagatcagccataatgATGACCATCTGCCTTATACTGAGCAGGTCgtccttttgccaccaaaacggCCCTGACCCATCGAAGGTGTGTGTGTCGTGTCTGACACCAAGCTGTCAGGAGCAGATCCTTAAAGCAACTGGAATGAGATCTGGAAAATCTGtaggccaagtcaacacctcaaactctttgtcatgttcctcaaactgttTTCAAGACATTTTTTGAaccaattataaataaaataaatatgctaTAAAAAGTAAACAGATCCTGTACCCACTGCTGTAAcactatagtacagtatatgtccagaaatacagtatatggatatCCTGAAAATTATAGCAGTGCAACATTTGCAGTTTCTTATGTTAAGTTTTCCAGATCAGGCAGTTTATAGATTCTCCCTAACAGACTTAGTCCTGCATTTCTGAGAGATTCAGCAGGTTTTTAATGATGTGGTACAAGTACATATGTTATTTGTACTTGGCTCTATATTCACTCCAGAGTAAGAAAATATGAATTTTGtccattttgtgtgtttattttcaaGAAATAAAAGACAGGGTTAGATTGTGCAGTGTATGTCCCAATACACTATAAGCAGCTCTACCACATTTAAGCTTCAACCCTtaggcataaataaaacaaaaaattattcagAAAATTACCTTAGATCACTGCAGAGacagcgtgttgtttaagataacATCAGACATTAGACCTACTACTTGTTAGATCACAGAGTTATTGATCtagttaaacatacagtaccattGCTATTATGCTCTTTATGTGTTTGTTACTATTACAGTCACACACTCTCTGCGGTACGTCTACACTGCAGTTACACCAGGAATACATTTACCAGAATTCATTGTCGTGGGTCAAGTGGATGAAGAGGATTTTGAGTACTATGACAGTGACATCAGCAGGACGATCCCAAAGACAGAGTGGATACAGAAGGTCACTGATGATAATCCAAACTTCTGGAAGCGACACACAGTGATTTATCAGCATTGGCAGGAGAGCTTCAAAACTGGTCTGGATATAATGTTAAAGAACTTTATTCCaacaacaggtaaaaaaaaccccacagatttaaaatttctctctctctctttcacacacacacacacacacacacacacacacacacacacacacacacacacacaggcctgtGTGGTTTGATGAAACCGAGgtcttatggggaaaaaaaaggtaatttatttaggattAATAGGTCTGGTGGAAattcttaaaatattataaaaacaagtaattcatacagtaggtaagagcaaagtaacaaaggttttattttaaactcctGCAGAAGGACCAGTCTCATACAGCTGGTTGCAAACAACAGTTGCAGCATGGAGAAAGGTGATCTCTTTCTCTCCGCTGTCTCATTTCATACACAAACATCTCTGTTAACATAATCAACATAAAGTTCCTACATTTAAACTCACGACTCTTTATCTGACCCAGACCAGATGTCCTcatcttattatttattcaatagCAACCAAAGTCAGTATGTTTCTGTTCTATACTCGGACTTGTGTTTCTATGTTTCATCAGACAGGTTTAAAGCTTCTATAGTCTACGTGGCACCATTACTACAAAGATCAGAATTAATacatgatgaaaatgtgattttttcattacaatttcccccttttgtcattttatgacaactttatacatttaatacagtaaatacattttaatattacacatttaAAGACTATATATCATtacaaatataacaataatgttgtataTTAGGTAAATCCATCAGACTTCGTCTTTCCAACTAATACTCTAATGCACACAAAAgacataacaaaaatacaaaaatacttaCATGCCTCGTAAGTTTCTGAGAATTTAAATAGGAACGTTCATCTCTGTGTGATAATCTAAGTCATTATTAGAATAAATGTCACCTGGTGTTAAAGGCCAGTCAGGAGTCGGGTCTTCCCAGTCATTCCCATTGTTTTATCCTATTCCAAAACTATCTGACCTAAAGACTTGACTTATATGTGCGAATTGTAGCTTTGATATGGTTTGCTTTATGACCTTGTTCTGCTGGACATTAAGGAGTTGCAGGTGTGTACCATGACAACAGCTTtcaataaagaattaaacactGGAATTATTTCAGCTAAAGACTCGGGTAGGAGGAGATACAGTATGAAGTTTGTAGGATCTAAATTTTACTTTGGGGTGATCACCACCAGTTCACTTTCCTTAATTAAACCTACATCGTGCTTGCTATTAGCCCATACATTTTAGTGAGTGATGATAAACGTAACCtgtcattataaaataatagaaaaggCTTTGCATGCTGATAACCTAATTTTCTGCCTGGCCAGGTCTTGTGACTGTAGGTACtgtaatatatacagtttttaaaatactttacaaCATCATTTATCAGCATTTCTTCAGCATTTGTTTCCCTGAGGCTGTAATGTAAAGTCAGATAAGAGGTTcattctccatctctctcaTTCATACCACATGTCACTCAAAGgcccaatatttttttttctttataatattttCTCATCCTTATTACTTTTATCCAATAACACATTAGGGGTGTCTCTACTGTGATTAAGGGACATTAGTGTGACACTTGTGTGACATTTTCTCATGTGCACACTGCTTATCTCTACATTAACTACACATCTGAGATTATCTTAGATAAGATGCATTTATTGgtatatatttgtctatcaTCGTAGCATTTACTGATCTCACAGCTGAAGTGCAGAGCTTCCATTCATACACATACAAAAGGGGCAACAGATCACACACAAGAGTGAAACCCTCAGGCTCAATACTGGTTTAGTCTCAGGAGTTTTATACCTAATTTACATATGAACACATTTTCACCCCAATAGATTTACTGGGCAGCAATAAGAGAGCAAAACGTCTAAATTTATCATGTACACCTGGAGAAAGTCACACACTTGACTTTATGAAGCTTTCTTCAGCTGCATGTCCTGAAGTGCCCACTGAGTTCAGGAATCTGCCACTCTGTTTCACTAAACTGTCAAATGCACATGCTTTAATGACTTCCCCAGACCTGCACAGAATCTACCAAAATGAATTTTGTTTGTCGTGGAGCTGCAATTCAATTGTTGGCATTTTGCTGATATACTTCAAGATCATACTTAACATGCGTGGAagcaaaaaatgctttattaattACACAAGAATCATTGAAAAAGATAGCAAGCTTTTCTTCGTTGCGATCAGAGCAAGAAGTTATAGtaggaaaaattatttttttgactcaccctcccCTTCAGGCCGCATCACCTCAGTTCAGATATGTTtgtcatgtccattctcactgGAAAAGTGTCTGTCGGTTTGTATTCAACATTGTgatccacctcacacactcctaaTTATGTTGATTATTCCAGACAGGATTTCACATCACATGCTTGTCTTCAGTTTAGTTGCCTAAGTTTTGCGAAATTCAGTTCCCAGTTTAGACCTGAGGAGTCCTCTGAGTTCATGTGAAGTTGGTCTAAATTCCTAAGTTTTCCCAATGTATGTTCTCCAGCCTGTCTTGGGCCTGACCACTTTTTGTTGACCTGCTCCAGTTCTCCAGCTCCATGGTCTGTGCAGGAGGGTTTTTCCTTCCATCTGACCCCGCCAGTTCGAccataagcattttttatgagCGATTCCTCATCCTTCAGGGGCTCAATGCTAAGTCGATTGTCCAGCTTCGTTTCTTCCGTTTCTCCGATATACAATGACACAGGTGAGGTAAGGACTGGTTTCTGCGTTCGCTGCAGACCTGTATGATGGGGTTGAGGGCAGTCTGGAGCAGTAGGTTGTGGACATCTTCGAGGTGGGCAGCCATCCAGTTCAGGATCTGTCTTAACACACTGGAGAGATTGTGAGATTTGACCTGTCCCTAACTGCATTGCTTTTCTGTCCCTAACACATGATTCACACATCCACATCTCAAAAGCAATTTCAGTAATTAAATAGTtctacatttaacttttttttctgtttgtttgttttgctgttaCCCATGATTTTCACTTGTCAAATTACGTGTGCCACTACCTCACAGTGAACTCAACCCCTTGACTGTTACCGGTGCACCTTGCACTCTGACTGTTCGCTGCGGGGCCAGGTTTTCGTAAACCGGCGAAACCAGTACCCACTCTCTCTTTTCGTGCACCTTGCACTTTTGGGTACTTCACGAATCCCTGACTCGTGTGATAGATACAAGTCTAAATTTATCTTAGTCACTGTGAGAAAGCGCACTTCACTTGAAAacttaaagaaatataattttcctTACCACACCAATAAGATTTTTGGTTCTTTTAACTCACTCCGGTGTTGAGGTGACAAAGTAAATCCCCAGTACTCTCACGCTTGATTGCCAATTAAGCATTCGAGATGAAGTAAAAAAGCCTCCAAGGCGCCAGCGCTCAGACGCCTCCCTGGGATGTCCTCCTCAAATACGGAGCCTCATCTGGGGTGCCAAGTTGTGGTGGAAATTCTGAAAATATTATAAAGACAAgcaaagggttaaaggagggatgaaggaaaaaaaaggaaggagagAATGTGCACGTGCAGCTCTGGTGCGCAGTGCCCCGCTagcatgcgggcacaggctggtgagtgGTGGAAAGCGGGCAGCGTGGGCCCGCGAGGAGATCACAGATGAACTTGCtttttgaagtccctggggcgcattCCATTGCCCCACTTGCATGCCGCTCGTCATTCTGCACACGCGTCACACTCACACTATTAAGTAAAGTCCAGTAGCCCAACAGACCCCAAGCTACCCTCCCCGCTGAGGTTTTATAGCGCGGGGAGAAGCCCAGACCATTAGCAGCGATgcctcaccagccgtgcctaattccgcggccccACTCATTCTCACACCTGCAGCCTATCTATTGAGCAAGGAGCGATATGGATTTGGGCCCACACCCATCACAGGTGCACGCTGTGACAGTAGTGTAGAAGGAGACAGAGCTCAGCTGAAACTTattacacatgtgtgtgtgtgtgtttgtgtgtgtatgtgtgcaggaGTTCACACGGCACAGCTGATGTACGGCTGTGAGCTTGATGATGACGGCACTACTAGAGGACACATGCAGTTAGGATATGATGGAGAAGATTTCCTCAGTCTGGATCTAAAGAATAAAACTTGGATTCCAGCCAAACCTGAAGCTGTGATCAGCAAACAGATTTGGGATCATATTTATGGTTTGAGTACTGAGGGCCGGAAGAACTATGTGAGCACCACCTGTATCGGCAGGATAAAGAAGTACATGTTATATGGAAgagagacactggagaggaaaggtaaagtgtgtgacctgttgttctaaaacacacacacacatacacacacatatacacacacacacacacacacacacacacacacacacacacacacacagaaactgcATACATCATTAATAATATGCAGCATTTAATCTCTACATCACACACAATTATGTCCTGTTCcatttatatatacaaactTACATAAACCTAGTAACTTTATTCTTtggaaatgcatttaaatattatacgttattaaaatatatacataatataaatatgtatagtCATAAATATGCTTTTTTGTACAAACTTTTTCTGACTAACTAACAGTTTCACTGTCgggaaaataatgtttaaaatgtttttccatGTATAAAATCCCTTTTTCATAAATTTCCAACACTGTGTCTCTGCAGTTCGTCCTGAGGTGTCAGTGTTCCAGAAATATTCCTCTCCTTCTCCAGAGGTGGTGTGTCACACTACAGGTTTCTTCCCCAAAGCAGTGATGATCACCTGGCAGAAGGACGGAGAGGACGTTCATGAGGACGTGGAGCTCAGAGAGACGTTACACAACCAGGATggaagcttccagaagagaagcATTCTGAAAGTCCCAGCTGAGGAGCTGCAGAAACACACCTACACCTGCGTGGTTCAGCACAGCAGCTTGGAGAAGGAGTTAGTGCGAGAAATACCAAAAGGTCCTAATAAACTAGAGCTGTAGAGAGTGAAAGCTGATTTCTTGCTGCAGCAGATAATAAAGACTCTGTGCTGATTTAACAGGTGGAGGATCAGGTGGAGCACCGATTGTTATCATCACTGCTGTAGTTGCGGCTCTCTTTGCTAACGTCGCCGTTGTTGCTGGAATTGTGAtctggaagaagaagaactctGGTGAGAGGAGGATGGAGGCAGATGAGAagtttatatagatatataataatatatttttgatacTAACTGtccatcatctgtgtttcaggcTTCAAACCTGTTCCACCCAAACCCTGTAAGTAAACCTTTATGatccataaaaaaatttttttcttaatttagtCATATCCAAATCCCACCCCGACACTAGGGGCCTCCCACATTAGGGCTACTATGACCATTCAGTCGGGGGGTCTGCAGACTATCACTATTTCCTCCAAACCATGTGAATTCACCGatcgcatcttttcaaactgcttgctcaggCACCATTGGGGGCGGCATAACACACTTTGAGGACAGCACTATCTGTTTCCTCTGCCTGTATGAGCTCACAGCCGCTGTAGAGCTGTAGTTAATGTGAGAGCGCTaggagagctcggccaattttgctctctctaggccctgtgctgcgagaggctacagcaATCACCCGGGggtcgaaccagcgatctccgtaTGATAGGGCGACTCGGGGGCTAATCGGTCATAAACGATGTTTAAAACCACAACAACTCTTCAAGTGTGACTGTGTGACTTTCTGCTGAACTGAGAGGGGGAAGAggactcatacacacacataaacacatgatGACTGAccaaagtgtaaaaataaactTCATGAGGTCACAGTTTAATAGCTGCCCGACTCTTATTTTGGACACAGGTATCTGTCAGTAATTTGTTAATAATGCCAATGCTTGAAATACACAGTATTACAGGACATCAACCAGAAAAGATGCTACTGAAAATAGCTGATTACTGATATTTAATGATTACTGATAAGCTTATTACTGATATTTGAATGTGAAATgtaagcgagagagagagagagagaaagactgaTGTGTAGTCATATAAAACTACAatactatttaaattaaattatttcattactaATGTGTTATGTGTTGCAGGAGGGAGGTCCTCAGAGGGGGTCAATGAAATAGGAGTTTGTAGGAGTGCTTATGATATGCATGGGAAGACCTTCCCATTAGGCGATAGCATGGGATTATTT encodes:
- the LOC128509173 gene encoding BOLA class I histocompatibility antigen, alpha chain BL3-7-like encodes the protein MNALMEILIFLTFGIHLGEAVTHSLRYVYTAVTPGIHLPEFIVVGQVDEEDFEYYDSDISRTIPKTEWIQKVTDDNPNFWKRHTVIYQHWQESFKTGLDIMLKNFIPTTGVHTAQLMYGCELDDDGTTRGHMQLGYDGEDFLSLDLKNKTWIPAKPEAVISKQIWDHIYGLSTEGRKNYVSTTCIGRIKKYMLYGRETLERKVRPEVSVFQKYSSPSPEVVCHTTGFFPKAVMITWQKDGEDVHEDVELRETLHNQDGSFQKRSILKVPAEELQKHTYTCVVQHSSLEKELVREIPKGGGSGGAPIVIITAVVAALFANVAVVAGIVIWKKKNSGFKPVPPKPFTSGIKLPEFTAVGVVDEHSLKKTTIMSGRGVLSG